A genome region from Puniceicoccaceae bacterium includes the following:
- a CDS encoding type II toxin-antitoxin system RelE/ParE family toxin: MAELIWTLPCLENLDEIADYIALDNPEAAKKLIKKIFCEAEALSGFPSSGSVPPELQGTSYRRIVVPPVNVYYRIDGDKMVMIHARRAERYFSVENLQNYNK, from the coding sequence ATGGCTGAGCTAATCTGGACCCTCCCTTGCCTCGAAAACCTCGATGAGATTGCAGACTACATTGCACTCGACAATCCCGAGGCAGCCAAAAAATTGATAAAAAAGATATTCTGCGAAGCAGAGGCACTTTCTGGATTTCCATCATCTGGAAGTGTTCCTCCTGAGTTACAAGGAACTTCGTATAGAAGAATTGTCGTTCCTCCAGTGAATGTGTATTACCGAATAGACGGAGATAAAATGGTAATGATTCATGCTCGAAGGGCTGAACGTTATTTTTCAGTCGAGAACCTCCAAAACTATAACAAATAA
- a CDS encoding type II toxin-antitoxin system VapC family toxin: MEKQGIVSIDTNVLVRFLVKDEGATEQCESAKELFKRHGVFLPESVFLETEWVLRAVYGVPRDEICAAFDKVIRLEQILVPDKTVLKQVLAHYQTGFDFADALHLIRSEGYEMKTFDTAFIKKAQHSGYSASSP, from the coding sequence ATGGAAAAACAAGGCATAGTCAGTATCGATACGAATGTTTTGGTGCGTTTTCTCGTCAAAGACGAGGGTGCAACGGAGCAATGTGAATCCGCGAAAGAGCTTTTTAAGCGGCATGGAGTCTTCCTTCCAGAATCCGTGTTTTTGGAAACCGAATGGGTGCTGCGTGCGGTTTACGGTGTGCCGCGAGATGAGATCTGCGCTGCTTTTGATAAGGTGATTCGGCTCGAGCAAATCCTGGTGCCAGACAAAACAGTGCTGAAGCAGGTGCTTGCGCACTATCAAACAGGCTTTGATTTTGCAGATGCCTTGCACCTGATTCGCAGCGAGGGCTACGAAATGAAGACCTTCGATACTGCATTCATTAAAAAAGCGCAGCATTCGGGGTACTCAGCTTCGTCACCCTAA